DNA sequence from the Fundidesulfovibrio magnetotacticus genome:
AGGCGGCTCGTGCCCAACAGCGACAGGTTGCCGTATTCCAGGATGATGCCCATCATCAGGGCCGTGATGACCACGTAGAGGCGGTTGGCCCCCTTGAGGCGCAGGGGCTTGTAGGCCACGCGCTCGATGAACACGCCCACCACGGAGGTGAGCACCATGGTCAGGGGGATGGTCACGGCGAAGACCACCAGCTTGTCCGTGCCCGAGGCGATGGAGACGCTCTGGCCGAAGTAGAAGACGGCGGCCGAGAACACCACGAACACGCCGCCGACCACGGCGGGGTAGTTCACGTTGAGGGCCTGGCCGTGACTTCGCTTCCTGCCCAGCCACCAGGCCATGGCGAAGGTGGGCAGCAGGGCGAAGAAGCCCGCGAAGGCCAGCTTCACCGCAACGGGCGAGGCGGGCGGGATGAGCGCGTGCTGGCCCATGAGGAAGGTGGCGGCAAAGAAGGCGATGTAGGCCCCCACCATGAAGATGTCGCCGTGCGCGAAGTTGATGAGCAGCAAAACGCCGTAGACCAGGCAGTAGCCCAGGGCGATGAGGGAGTAGTAGCTCCCCAGCTGCAAGGCGTTGAGCGCCTGTTGGATGACGGTGTCGAGCATGTTGGTCCCGAGGCTGACGGATTAAGGGCCGCTGGAAGGGAACGTCGGGGGCGCGGGCGTGCAGCACGCCCGCGCCCCATGGGGTCGATCGGTTACGGGCAGACGGACTCGTGGAAGGAGAACTCGCCCTTGTCGGTGATCTTGACGATCACGGCGCACTTGACCGGGTCGCCGGTCTTGCCGTCGTAGCTCATCTTGCCGGTGATGCCATCGTAGCCGCGCATGGAGGCCATGGCGTCACGCAGGGCGGTGCGGTCCTTGGCCAGGTCGCCGGAGGGGGCGCCCATCTTCTGGACGGCGGCCAGCACCATGCCGGTGGCGTCCCAGGTGAGGGCGGCCACGTCGTCGGGCACCTGCTTGAACTTGCCGGTGAAGGCGTCGATGAACTCCTTGGTCGCGCCCTTGGCGCCGGCAGCGGCGTAGTGGGTCACGAAGTACTGGCCCTTGCAGTCGTCGCCGCAGAGGTTCATGAGTTCGGCGGAGCCCCAGGAGTCGGAGCCCAGGATGGGGCCCTTGAAGCCCAGGTCGCGGGCCTGCTTCACGATCAGGCCCACTTCGTTGTAGTACTGGGGCACGAAGAGCATGTCGGGGTTGGCCTTGATGATCTTGGTCAGCTGGGCGGAGAAGTCCACGTCCTTGGTGGTGAAGGTCTCGTAGGCCACCACGGAGCCGGCGCCGTTGGTCTTCTCGAAGTCCTTCTTGAAGAACTCGGAGATGCCTTTGCAGTAGTCCTGGTCCACGGCGTAGAGCACGGCGGCCTTCTTGGCCTTGAGCTGCTCGGCGGCGAACTTGGCGGCCACGGGGCCCTGGAAGTCGTCGAGGAAGCAGGCGCGGAACACGTAGGGGCGGTCAAGGGTGGTCTTGGGGTTGGTGGACCAGCCCGAGATCATGACGGTCTTGTTGTTGTTGGCCACTTCGGCGGCGGGGATGGCGCGGCCGGAGCCCTGGGGGCCGACCATGGCCAGCACTTTCTCGCCCTCGATGAGCTTCAGCGCGGCGTTCACGGCGGATTCGGGCTTGGCCTCGTTGTCCACGTAGACGAATTCGAGCTGGTACTTTTTCCCGCCCACGTCCAGGCCGCCGGCGCCGTTGATCTTTTCCTTGAGCATCTCGGCGGCGTTCTTGCTCATCTCGCCCACTTTGGGGATGTCGCCCGTGAGCGGGATGTTGAAGCCGATTTTAATGGTGTCGGCGCCGAATGCGGCCGCCGGGAAGGCGAAGGCCGCGACCAGCAAGGCAACGAGGAATTTTTTCATTGACCGCTCCTGTGGTTGGGTTGGGCGTGATTGCCCGCAATGAAGCCTCTCCACAAACGTCCGCCGCGATGCTGCGGCAGGCATCTGATAGCGTAACCGGCAATGAAAAAAAAGTACAAAATTGCAAAAATATCGTTGTTCCGGCCAGAGGAACGCCAAAAACGTGCATCGTTTCGCTCAGCGGAACCGTGCCGGGCCGCACTGCGCCCGCGCCCGGAATTGTTGAAGATGCCCGGCGTGCCCACGAAACCTGAATCGAAGCAATGAGCTTGATTATCCTGGATTTCACACCATTGCAACAGTCACTCCCCGTCTGGCTGCCGCCGTTGTCATTGGAGCGCGTTTTGGTTAGGTTTACGCCCCCGGTTCGACCAACAACGGAGGCCACATGTCCACCGACGCCCTCGAGATCGTCCACGAGCACGCACGGGAAGGCGCTCAGTTGCGCGAACGTTTCTTTCGCGAGAACGGACAGGCCGTGGTCGCCGCCGGGCGCACACTCGCCCTGTGCCTCGCCAAGGGCGGAAAAATCCTCTTCTGCGGCAACGGCGGCTCCGCGGCCGACGCCCAGCACCTGGCCGCCGAGTTCGTCAACCGCTTCCAGCTCGAACGCCCGCCGCTCCCCGCCCTGGCCTTGACCACCGACACCTCCGTCCTTACAGCCATCGGCAACGACTACGGCTTCGACCAGGTCTTCTCCAAGCAGGTGCAGGCCCTCGGACGCCCCGGCGACGTGCTCGTGGGCATCTCCACCTCGGGCAACAGCCCCAACGTGGTGGCCGCCATGCGCCTCGCCAGGGAAAAAGGGCTGACCACCATCGGCATGGCAGGAAAAAACGGCGAGATCGTCCAGTTCAGCGACCTGGCGCTCCTGGTGCCCCACGGCGTCACCGCCATGGTCCAGGAGATCCACATCGCCTGCGGGCACCTGCTCTGCAAGCTGGCCGACCACTACCTCTTCGAGGCCGTCATGGAACTCAAGCCATATCTCGACGCCGCGCCCTGAAAGCGCGGCCCCAAGGAGCTCACCCAATGCCCATCTACGAATACCGCTGCAACCAGTGCGGCGCGGACTTCGAGGAACTCGTCTTCGGAGACGCCAAGCCCCCCTGCCCCCAGTGCGGCTCCCAGGACACCGGCAAGCTCATGAGCGCCTGCCGTCACACCGCCGGACACAACCCAGGCGGCTACCAGGGGTCCACCGTTCCCGCCTCCGTCCCCAGGAGCGGAGGCTGCGCCGGATGCTCCGGCGGGAGCTGCTCAACGTGCAAATGAGCCTCACCATCGCCACCCGCGGCTCCAAGCTGGCCCTCTGGCAGGCCCACCACATCAAGGGACTCCTCGAAGCCCGCCACCCGGGCCTGGGCGTCCAGCTGCTCATCCTCAAGACCCAGGGCGACAAGATCCTCGACGTGCCCCTGGCCAAGGTGGGCGGCAAGGGCCTCTTCGTGAAGGAGATCGAGGAAGCCCTGGCCGACGGACGCGCCGACCTCGCCGTGCACTCCATGAAGGACGTGCCCGTGGAACGCCGCCCGGGCCTGGTCCTCGGCCCCATCCCCCGGCGCGAAGACCTGGCCGACGCCCTGCTCGCCACGCAGTACCCCTCCCTCGAAGCGCTCCCCCGGCGCGCCGTGGTGGGCACCTCCAGCCTGCGCCGCCAGGCCCAGCTCCTGGCGCTGCGCCCGGACCTGGAGATACGCATGCTGCGCGGCAACCTCGACACCCGCGTGGGCAAGCTCCTCGACGGCCAGTTCGACGCCATCGTCGTGGCCGCCGCAGGTCTCAACCGCCTGGGACTCACCGCGCCCCACAACGTCCGCCTCGGCCCCCCGGACTTCCTCCCCGCCGTGGCCCAGGGGGCCCTCGGGCTTGAATTCCGCGCCGACGACGCCAAGACCCGCGACCTCACCGCCTTCCTCGACCACCCCGACACCCGCGACGCCGTGGACGCCGAACGCGCCTTCCTCGCACGCCTCGAAGGCGGCTGCCAGGTGCCCATAGCCGCCCACGGACGCCTCGAGGGCGACCAGGTGGCGCTCACCGGACTCGTAGCGGACCCCGACGGCAAACGCCCCGTGCGCGCGGAACGCCGCGCGCCCCGCGGGCAGGCCATGGAACTGGGACGCCTCGTGGCCGAAGACGTGCTGGCCCAAGGAGGAGGCGACATCCTCCGTGCCGTCTACGGACAAGGCAAAGCCTAGAATGCACGCGGCGGGGACGGCGGAGAGGAGGGGGGGAGCGCCTCCGGCGGGCAAAGAGGGCTCCGCCCTCTCTGCACTCTCCCGCCAGGGGGAGAGCCTCCCCCCGGACCCGGCGATTGCTTCGCGGGTTTCACCGGCCACGACTTCGGGTGCTGGTCCGTACGCGGCACGGCAGCAGACACCCGCCGGGAACGCGCCTCAAGGCAGGCGCTTATCCCGGCGGACTGCCATCGCCGCAAGCGGCGATGCGCAAGGAATTTGTCTTCAGAAACCCAAAAGAGTTCTTGATCCAACCCCTTGCGCGAAGCGCCACGGCCCCCCGCGCGGGGATTCGCGGCTTTGCGCGAATTCCCGCGCGACAGGCAACGCATGCGCATCCGGTGAAGCCCGCGAAGCCGAAAGGGAGTGCAGAGGGCGTAGCCCTTTGCCCGCCGGAGGCATATTCTCCTTCCGTCCTTCCGCACCTCCTTTCGCCGTACTTCCCGCCCCTCTCCCTTCTGTCCGAGGCTTTTCGTGACCTCGCCTGATCGCCTTTGGACGCTGCTTTGGCGCGCCGCCACGGCGGGAACGTTGGGGCTGGTGGTGGCGATGGCGTTGCTGAGCGCTTTCGCGGCGCATCCCGACGAGAAGGATCACGTGGGCGCGGGGGAGTACTACATGCGGTACTGGGATCCTCCGGCGGTGGGCGACGAGCGTGCCAGGGGGGCCTACAGCAACTACGGGGTGTCGTACCTCAACCAGTTGGACGCGGTGTATTTCTTCGCGGGCAAGTTCGCGGTGCTGGCGCGGCCTCTGGTGGGGCAGGATCATGTTGCTCTGCGTCTGTTCAACGTGCTGCTGTTCGCGTTGCTGACGGCGATGGCATGGAGCGTGCCCGGGCGGTGGCGTCTGGCGTTGCTGCCTTTGTACCTGACGCCCCAGGCCTGGTACGTGTTCAGTTATTTCAACGGCGACGCGTTGCCGTTGGCGCTGAGCATGGGCGCCGTGTGGCTGTGCGCGGTGCGCCTGGCGTCCGGATCGGAGTCCGTGGGGCGCGGCTGGGTGTGGGGCATGGGGTTGCTGCTTGGACTTTTGACGGTCTCCAAGCAGAATTACTATGTGTATCTGGTGTTTTTCGTGGCGTTCTGGACCATGGCGGCGGGCGCGCGCAGGGGCTTGCCGGGGGTGGGCGGCCGGGAGGCGTGGCTGGCGCTGGGGCTGGCGGCGTTGATCTTCGGCGCGCGATACGGGGCGCACCTGATGGTGGCGGCGGCGCAGCCGCCGGACGCGCAGCACAGGCTGGCGGAGCAGATGGCCGCGCCGGAGTTCAAGCCTTCGGCGCAGGTGGACGGCAAGGGGTTCTGGGGGTCGCGGATGCGCTCCAAGGGCGTGACGCTGGCGGAGATGTTCACGGGCGAGTGGAAGTGGCACGTGTTCACGTTCCGCAGCGCGTTCGGCAAGTACGGGGCAATGGACGTGGAAGCGCCGCTCTTGTTCTACCGGTGGATCGGCCGCGCGGCGGCGGTGTTCGGGCTGGCCTACGCGGCGGCGCTGTTGCGGGCGGGGATGTGGGCGCGCGGGGCGTTCGCGCTGTGGTTTGCGTTCGCGCTGCTCACGGTGGGGCAGTCCTTGTGGCACTCGTGGAACAACGATTTCCAGTCGCAGGGGCGGTATCTGTTCCCGATTTTGCCCATGACGGGCTGCGTGCTGGCGCTGCTTGGCCCGGAACTGGGGCGCGGCCGGGCGTGGCTGTGGGGCCTGGGGGCGATCTTGTGGGTGATGTCCGCGTGGTCGTTCACGGCGGTGGGGCTGGCGCGGATACCGTGCTGACCGGAGACTAGACGATTTCGTTGATCACGTGGCCCACGAAGTTCTCGGTGATGGTGTGGATCACCTGGTCGGCGGGCGGTGTGGGGATGATGACGTGCCCGGGGTCGTGGGCCCAAAAATGCCCCGGCGGCTGCGCCACGATGGCGTCCGGCGAGTGGACCAGGCCGTCATAGCCTGCGAAGTGGACAAGGCCGTCGTTCATGACGGACTCCGGGAGAGAGCGCGGGGCGGCCGGGAAGGCCGCCCTTTGCTAACTTAATAACTCCGCTGGCCGGGTTTGTCGAGCGTTCAGCCGTCCTGGCGGCTCACCCCGGCCTGGGAGAAGGTGGCCATTTCGTTGAGCACGGCGGCCGAGGCGCGCAGGAGCATCAGGGCCAGGGCCGCGCCAGTGCCTTCGCCCAGGCGCAGGCCAAGGTCGAGCAGGGGGTTTGCGTCCAGGGCGCGCATCACGGCCTTGTGCCCGGGTTCGGCCGAGGCGTGGCTGAAGAAGCAGTAGTCCTTGACGGCGGGGGCCATGCGCATGGCGGCCACGCAGGCGGCGGTGGAGATGAAGCCGTCCACCAGCACGGCCTGGCGGTTGGCCGCGCCGCCCAGGATCAGCCCGGCGATGCAGGCGATCTCGTAGCCGCCCAGCGCGGCGAGGATGGCCAGGGGGTCGCCCGAGGCCACGGCCTCGCGGTTCACGGCGAGGCAGGTCTCGATCACCCGGGCCTTGCGGCTGACGGCCTCGGGGGCGAGCCCGGTGCCGGGGCCGGCGACGGCTTCGGGGGTCAGATCCAGGAAGGCGCAGTAGAGGGCGGTGGAGGGCGTGGTGTTGGCGATGCCCATGTCGCCGGTGCCGATGACGCGCACGCCGCGCCCGGCGGCCTGGCTGGCCAGGGAAGCGCCCAGTTCCAGGGCTTGCAGGCATTGTTCGATGGTCATGGCCGGGCCTTTGGCCATGTTTTGCGTGCCCGGGGCCACCTTTGCGCGCACCAGGCCCGGGTGTTCCGGGAAGTCCGGCCCGGCGCATCCGGCGTCCACCACCACGAGTTCCGCTCCGGCCTGGCGGGCCAGCACGTTGATGCCCGCGCCGCCGCCCATGAAGTTGAGCACCATCTGCCGGGTGACCTCCTGCGGGAAGAGGCTCACGCCCTCCTGGGCCACTCCGTGGTCTCCGGCGCAGGTGAAGAGCGCGGCCGGGTCTGCCTGGGGTTTGCCGCCGCCCTGGATGAGGGCCAGGCGCAGGGCCAGCTCTTCCATGCGTCCCAGGCTGCCCTGGGGCTTGGTGAGGTCGTCCAGGCGGGCCTGGATCGCGGGGACGAGGGAGGCGTCCACGGGGGCGATGGGGTCGGTGAGGGCCTTGAGGCGAGAGTGCATGGTGAAATCCTTGTGAAGGGCGGTCCTGGGCCTGCCGGTGCAATAAAAAAATCCCCCGGCCCCCCGTGAGGGGGGACAAGGGATTGCCGTTGCCATGGGATCAATCCGCGGATCGGGTCCGGCCGTTCGTCTTCAGGCTCGCGGGTCGTCCTCCGCCCGCCCTTCCCATCCCCAGGGACAGTGGTTACGCGGGCATCGTCTCCGCTTACTGCGGCGGGTCCGCCACGGAATCGCACCGTGTTCCGTAACGGCCGGGATGCGAGGGGCGGCTTAGCGCGGCCCCGGGCGCGGCGTCAAGCGGGCTCCGCGCGCAGCCTGCTCTGGCCCGTGGTGTCGAGCACCTGCTGCCAGGCGCTGGAGCGCACGTCCATGACCTTGCGGCCCACGGTGACCAGGGGCAGGGGCACGTGCACGGGAATCTCGTGCAGTCGGCTGACCATGATCCCGGTCTTTCCGGCCATGCCCGCGTGCACGGCCATGGCGCCCAGCATGTTGCAGTGGGCGCGGTCGGCCCCGCTGGCGGGCACGGAGCGGATGATGTAGCTGGGGTCGATGAACTTGAGGTTGATGGGCAGGCGCTCCTTGAAATAGGCCTTGGTGCGGCTGATGAGCAGGCCGCAGATGTCGCCCAGCACCTTGTTGCCCGAGGCGTCGGTGAGCCCGGATTCGGGGAGCAGGTCCTGCCCCGCGCCCTCGGCCACCAGCACCACGGCGTGGCCGCGCCGCCGGAGCCTGGCCTCCAGGGCGGGCAGGAAGCCGCCGGGGCCTTCGAGCACCACGGGCTCCTCCGGGGCCAGCACAAAGTTCACCTCCTTGATGGAGAGCGCCGCCGCCGCCGCGATGAAGCCCGACTCGCGCCCCATCACCTTCACCACGCCGATGCCGTAGGGCGCGCCGGTGGCCTCCACATGGGCGCAGCGCACGGCCTCGATCACCTTTTCCACGGCCGACTCGAAGCCGAAGGTGCGCGAGACGAAGTGGATGTCGTTGTCCACGGTCTTGGGGATGCACACCACCGCGATGCGCAGCCCACGCGCCGCCGTGACCGCCTGGATGGCCTGGGCCGCCCGCATGGAGCCCACGCCGCCCATCACGAAGAGCATGCCCACGTTGAGCCGCTCCAGGGCGTCCACCACGTCCTCGGGGTCCTGGGGGCCGCGCGAGGTGCCCAGCACCGTGCCGCCGAACTCGTGGATGTCGGCCACGGAGGTGGGGGAGAGCTCCATCACGTCGGGGTCGGTCTTGGGGATGAACCCGGCCAGGCCGTAGCGCACGCCCAGCACCCCGGAGACGCCGTAGCCGTGGTGCGCCTCCATGACGATGGAGCGGATCACGTCGTTGGTGCCCGGACAGATGCCCCCGCAGGTGACCACGGCGCACTTGGTCTTGGGCGGGTCGAAATAG
Encoded proteins:
- the cobT gene encoding nicotinate-nucleotide--dimethylbenzimidazole phosphoribosyltransferase, translating into MHSRLKALTDPIAPVDASLVPAIQARLDDLTKPQGSLGRMEELALRLALIQGGGKPQADPAALFTCAGDHGVAQEGVSLFPQEVTRQMVLNFMGGGAGINVLARQAGAELVVVDAGCAGPDFPEHPGLVRAKVAPGTQNMAKGPAMTIEQCLQALELGASLASQAAGRGVRVIGTGDMGIANTTPSTALYCAFLDLTPEAVAGPGTGLAPEAVSRKARVIETCLAVNREAVASGDPLAILAALGGYEIACIAGLILGGAANRQAVLVDGFISTAACVAAMRMAPAVKDYCFFSHASAEPGHKAVMRALDANPLLDLGLRLGEGTGAALALMLLRASAAVLNEMATFSQAGVSRQDG
- a CDS encoding DUF2142 domain-containing protein codes for the protein MTSPDRLWTLLWRAATAGTLGLVVAMALLSAFAAHPDEKDHVGAGEYYMRYWDPPAVGDERARGAYSNYGVSYLNQLDAVYFFAGKFAVLARPLVGQDHVALRLFNVLLFALLTAMAWSVPGRWRLALLPLYLTPQAWYVFSYFNGDALPLALSMGAVWLCAVRLASGSESVGRGWVWGMGLLLGLLTVSKQNYYVYLVFFVAFWTMAAGARRGLPGVGGREAWLALGLAALIFGARYGAHLMVAAAQPPDAQHRLAEQMAAPEFKPSAQVDGKGFWGSRMRSKGVTLAEMFTGEWKWHVFTFRSAFGKYGAMDVEAPLLFYRWIGRAAAVFGLAYAAALLRAGMWARGAFALWFAFALLTVGQSLWHSWNNDFQSQGRYLFPILPMTGCVLALLGPELGRGRAWLWGLGAILWVMSAWSFTAVGLARIPC
- a CDS encoding ABC transporter substrate-binding protein, whose amino-acid sequence is MKKFLVALLVAAFAFPAAAFGADTIKIGFNIPLTGDIPKVGEMSKNAAEMLKEKINGAGGLDVGGKKYQLEFVYVDNEAKPESAVNAALKLIEGEKVLAMVGPQGSGRAIPAAEVANNNKTVMISGWSTNPKTTLDRPYVFRACFLDDFQGPVAAKFAAEQLKAKKAAVLYAVDQDYCKGISEFFKKDFEKTNGAGSVVAYETFTTKDVDFSAQLTKIIKANPDMLFVPQYYNEVGLIVKQARDLGFKGPILGSDSWGSAELMNLCGDDCKGQYFVTHYAAAGAKGATKEFIDAFTGKFKQVPDDVAALTWDATGMVLAAVQKMGAPSGDLAKDRTALRDAMASMRGYDGITGKMSYDGKTGDPVKCAVIVKITDKGEFSFHESVCP
- the hemC gene encoding hydroxymethylbilane synthase gives rise to the protein MQMSLTIATRGSKLALWQAHHIKGLLEARHPGLGVQLLILKTQGDKILDVPLAKVGGKGLFVKEIEEALADGRADLAVHSMKDVPVERRPGLVLGPIPRREDLADALLATQYPSLEALPRRAVVGTSSLRRQAQLLALRPDLEIRMLRGNLDTRVGKLLDGQFDAIVVAAAGLNRLGLTAPHNVRLGPPDFLPAVAQGALGLEFRADDAKTRDLTAFLDHPDTRDAVDAERAFLARLEGGCQVPIAAHGRLEGDQVALTGLVADPDGKRPVRAERRAPRGQAMELGRLVAEDVLAQGGGDILRAVYGQGKA
- a CDS encoding branched-chain amino acid ABC transporter permease, producing the protein MLDTVIQQALNALQLGSYYSLIALGYCLVYGVLLLINFAHGDIFMVGAYIAFFAATFLMGQHALIPPASPVAVKLAFAGFFALLPTFAMAWWLGRKRSHGQALNVNYPAVVGGVFVVFSAAVFYFGQSVSIASGTDKLVVFAVTIPLTMVLTSVVGVFIERVAYKPLRLKGANRLYVVITALMMGIILEYGNLSLLGTSRLSFPTLLPRTVFDVLGAKITITKLSGIAVSFLVFALLQWIVTRTKLGMAMRAVSYDKFAVPLMGIPLDAVIIFTFFLGSSMAGLAGMFYAMNFPVLDPFMGALVGWKAFVAAVVGGIGDIRGAFVGGFLLAFLEVTVAATFSSELRDLISFTILLGILTWKPTGLFGKPKTTKI
- a CDS encoding FmdB family zinc ribbon protein encodes the protein MPIYEYRCNQCGADFEELVFGDAKPPCPQCGSQDTGKLMSACRHTAGHNPGGYQGSTVPASVPRSGGCAGCSGGSCSTCK
- a CDS encoding ATP-dependent 6-phosphofructokinase; translated protein: MHQSEHPGQPWPHLDAEKTRTPSLGAAKIPNPRRHSLFVDDEQGVLVNILHPGHGKRPSVASLEQAGPRRMIYFDPPKTKCAVVTCGGICPGTNDVIRSIVMEAHHGYGVSGVLGVRYGLAGFIPKTDPDVMELSPTSVADIHEFGGTVLGTSRGPQDPEDVVDALERLNVGMLFVMGGVGSMRAAQAIQAVTAARGLRIAVVCIPKTVDNDIHFVSRTFGFESAVEKVIEAVRCAHVEATGAPYGIGVVKVMGRESGFIAAAAALSIKEVNFVLAPEEPVVLEGPGGFLPALEARLRRRGHAVVLVAEGAGQDLLPESGLTDASGNKVLGDICGLLISRTKAYFKERLPINLKFIDPSYIIRSVPASGADRAHCNMLGAMAVHAGMAGKTGIMVSRLHEIPVHVPLPLVTVGRKVMDVRSSAWQQVLDTTGQSRLRAEPA
- a CDS encoding D-sedoheptulose 7-phosphate isomerase; translated protein: MSTDALEIVHEHAREGAQLRERFFRENGQAVVAAGRTLALCLAKGGKILFCGNGGSAADAQHLAAEFVNRFQLERPPLPALALTTDTSVLTAIGNDYGFDQVFSKQVQALGRPGDVLVGISTSGNSPNVVAAMRLAREKGLTTIGMAGKNGEIVQFSDLALLVPHGVTAMVQEIHIACGHLLCKLADHYLFEAVMELKPYLDAAP